From one Drosophila subpulchrella strain 33 F10 #4 breed RU33 chromosome 3L, RU_Dsub_v1.1 Primary Assembly, whole genome shotgun sequence genomic stretch:
- the LOC119554264 gene encoding nucleobindin-2, which produces MAQNVALLGLALIAISSVVALPVTQNKKEPKEAESSTPATADVETALEYERYLREVVEALEADPEFRKKLDKAPEADIRSGKIAQELDYVNHHVRTKLDEIKRREVERLRELANQAYELSNDIDRKHLKVSQHLDHDNEHTFEIEDLRKLIQKTSDDLAEADRKRRGEFKEYEMQKEFEREAQKKEMDEESRKKFEAEVKEKEQKHKDHEKLHHPGNKAQLEDVWEKQDHMDKNDFDPKAFFSIHDVDSNGYWDEAEVKALFVKELDKVYQSDLPEDDMRERAEEMERMREHYFQETDSNHDGLISIEEFMVQTNKEEFQKDPEWETIDRQPQYSHEEYLEYERRRQEEVQRLIAQGQLPPHPNMPQGYYAAPPPGGVAYQQAPPPGGQLHYQQPDQVHAQQQQQYAQQQQQYAQQYQQQQYGQQPVQLHPNQVYQHAGQIPQQQQAGYQQQPVYQQQQPVYQQQQPVQQQQQPVAQPPAQQQQSVPQLQQTAQQQQQPVQQQQPIVQQQQQQQTAQQQPIPQQQVHNQSPPPAQSQQVPVQQQQKQHQETANQANQPH; this is translated from the exons ATGGCACAGAACGTGGCCCTGCTGGGACTGGCTCTGATCGCGATTTCCTCGGTTGTCGCTTTGCCCGTGACCCAGAACAAGAAGGAACCCAAGGAGGCGGAGTCCTCCACTCCGGCCACCGCCGACGTGGAAACGGCCCTGGAATACGAGCGCTACCTGCGGGAGGTGGTCGAGGCCCTGGAGGCGGATCCCGAGTTCCGGAAGAAGCTGGACAAGGCGCCCGAGGCCGACATTCGC AGTGGCAAGATCGCGCAAGAGCTGGACTATGTGAATCACCATGTGCGCACCAAGCTGGACGAGATCAAGCGTCGTGAAGTGGAGCGTCTGCGCGAACTGGCCAACCAGGCGTACGAGCTGTCCAACGACATTGACCGGAAGCACCTCAAGGTCTCCCAGCATCTGGACCACGACAACGAGCACACCTTCGAGATCGAGGATCTACGAAAACTGATCCAGAAGACCTCCGACGACCTGGCTGAGGCGGATCGCAAGAGGCGCGGCGAGTTTAAGGAGTACGAAATGCAGAAGGAGTTTGAGCGAGAGGCGCAGAAAAAGGAGATGGATGAGGAGTCGCGTAAGAAGTTTGAGGCCGAGGTCAAGGAGAAGGAGCAAAAGCACAAGGACCACGAGAAGCTGCACCACCCCGGAAACAAGGCCCAATTGGAGGATGTGTGGGAGAAGCAGGACCACATGGACAAGAACGACTTTGATCCGAAAGCCTTCTTCTCGATTCACGATGTCGACAGCAATGGCTACTGGGACGAGGCGGAGGTTAAGGCTCTGTTCGTCAAGGAACTGGACAAGGTCTACCAAAGTGATCTGCCTGAGGACGACATGAGGGAGCGGGCCGAGGAGATGGAACGCATGCGCGAGCACTACTTCCAGGAGACGGACTCAAACCACGATGGCCTGATCAGCATCGAGGAGTTCATGGTGCAGACCAACAAGGAGGAGTTCCAAAAGGACCCTGAGTGGGAGACCATCGACCGACAGCCGCAGTACTCGCACGAGGAGTATCTGGAATACGAGCGCCGGCGTCAGGAGGAGGTGCAGCGCCTAATCGCCCAGGGCCAGCTTCCCCCGCATCCAAACATGCCGCAGGGATACTatgcagcaccaccaccaggAGGCGTGGCCTACCAGCAGGCGCCCCCGCCAGGTGGACAACTGCACTACCAGCAACCCGACCAGGTACAcgcccagcagcaacagcaatacgcacagcagcaacagcaatacGCTCAGCAGTACCAGCAACAGCAGTACGGACAGCAGCCAGTGCAGCTGCATCCCAACCAGGTTTATCAGCACGCAGGGCAGATCCCGCAGCAACAACAGGCTGGCTACCAACAGCAGCCTGTttaccaacagcagcagccagtctatcagcagcagcagccagtgcaacagcaacagcagcctGTTGCTCAACCACCcgcgcagcagcagcagtctgTGCCACAACTACAGCAAAccgcacagcagcaacagcaacccgtacagcagcaacagcccatcgtgcaacagcagcagcagcagcaaaccGCTCAGCAGCAACCCATACCGCAGCAGCAAGTCCACAATCAGAGCCCTCCACCCGCTCAAAGTCAACAGGTGCCAgtccagcagcaacagaaacAACATCAGGAAACAGCAAATCAGGCTAACCAGCCACACTAA
- the LOC119553749 gene encoding uncharacterized protein LOC119553749, with translation MEERAVLANIASIITKDLLIDQPPVDINSGSYPLLSFGEDDDEAEIFALMQRKRAMAASRKRRMLREPEVRKQDLKVPKLEWLHAELNLLHRYTDAQFESYLHMRKLTFLKIQQTLEGTLSGIPLPGYPTPPAQTMLSLALWKLSTDEHFEEIARKFRLPWALCQQVVRGFWHCISDNYESFIKWPNSLAAQRSTLQGYQRLEQLRCFRELFGIITLRRLDVFLESEHAEVPVVLQLICNAERKIVDCYVEMAQEYTFEDSPIGQTLALNPRTMPAGSYLIGNGVFPLKSYLMRPIEAECFRKDAVFNELLRPAFQLAEKVLDTLARRFNTLYALEARDLNEVRLIVESICAMHNLCEEYEDDGLGDTGQSSFSWGGLAEGVRGSEKDSKGLQRRVELLDELVAIEPGE, from the exons ATGGAGGAACGTGCTGTACTGGCCAACATTGCCTCCATAATCACCAAGGATCTGCTAATTGACCAGCCGCCCGTGGACATAAACTCAGGCAGCTATCCCCTGTTGTCCTTCGGCGAGGACGACGATGAGGCTGAGATCTTCGCCCTGATGCAGCGGAAACGGGCGATGGCCGCCAGCCGGAAGCGCCGGATGCTGCGGGAGCCAGAGGTCCGGAAGCAGGACCTCAAGGTGCCCAAGCTGGAGTGGCTGCACGCCGAACTCAACCTCCTGCACCGGTACACGGATGCCCAGTTCGAGTCCTACCTCCACATGCGCAAGCTCACTTTCCTG AAAATCCAGCAAACTCTGGAGGGGACCCTCAGCGGAATTCCGTTGCCCGGCTATCCCACTCCGCCGGCGCAGACCATGTTGTCGCTGGCCTTGTGGAAGCTCTCCACCGACGAGCACTTCGAGGAGATCGCCCGGAAGTTCCGGCTGCCCTGGGCCCTCTGCCAGCAGGTGGTGCGGGGATTCTGGCACTGCATCTCCGACAACTACGAGAGCTTCATCAAGTGGCCCAACTCACTGGCGGCCCAGCGGAGCACCCTGCAGGGCTACCAGAGACTGGAGCAACTTCGCTGCTTCCGGGAACTGTTCGGCATCATAACTCTGAGGCGGCTGGACGTCTTCCTGGAATCGGAGCACGCCGAGGTGCCGGTGGTGCTTCAGCTGATCTGCAACGCGGAGCGTAAGATCGTCGACTGCTACGTGGAAATGGCCCAGGAATACACCTTCGAGGACTCGCCCATTGGCCAGACCTTGGCCCTAAATCCAAGGACCATGCCGGCGGGCAGCTATCTCATCGGAAACGGGGTCTTCCCTCTGAAATCCTACCTGATGCGGCCCATCGAAGCCGAATGCTTCCGCAAGGATGCGGTGTTCAACGAACTGCTGCGTCCCGCTTTCCAGCTGGCGGAAAAGGTCCTGGACACGTTGGCTCGCCGGTTCAATACCCTATACGCCCTGGAGGCGCGCGATTTGAACGAGGTGCGGCTCATCGTGGAGAGCATATGTGCCATGCACAACCTCTGCGAGGAGTACGAGGACGACGGTCTGGGGGACACTGGCCAGAGCTCCTTTAGCTGGGGCGGACTGGCCGAGGGGGTCAGGGGCAGCGAGAAGGACTCCAAGGGACTGCAGCGAAGAGTCGAGCTCCTTGACGAGCTGGTGGCCATCGAGCCGGGAGAATAA
- the LOC119554981 gene encoding probable ATP-dependent RNA helicase DDX52 encodes MDEHDIFKLITAGVRFTKKPKKQASGKPQPQPEVFKQEEPVKSDKSDEEDQENTEFRLLAGGSGSQPKCKKPKARKAPSSEELELQKAADEANETRRQYGISVLGKKVPPPVPSFEALTRDFKLLPRLQQNLLARNFDRPTPIQMQALPVLLQRRALMACAPTGSGKTLAFLTPIIDGLRSHKTSGLRALVLAPTRELAQQIYRECAELTRETGLRTHFISKVSEAKQKHGAECKQRYDILVSTPNRVRFLLQQEPPLLDLSLVEWFVLDEADRLMEEGQNNFKEQLDDIYAACSHPAKCVAFFSATYTVPVAKWALRHLKNLVRITIGVQNSATKTVQQELLFVGSESGKLVAMRDLVRQGLQPPVLVFVQSKERAKQLFEELLYDGINVDVIHAERSQHQRDNCVRAFREGSIWVLICTELMGRGIDFKGVNLVINYDFPPTTISYIHRIGRTGRAGRPGRAITFFTQEDTANLRSIALIIKNSGGSVPEYMLQMKKVRKSEAKMRAKKPLDREDISTKIRPEPKNDEIHKSAKLKKVEKAEKVIKKRQGTENDLKSKQKKLSKIKVDLKAVSKRKGKMSKTNKM; translated from the exons ATGGATGAGCATGACATATTTAAACTAATCACGGCTGGCGTTCGCTTTACCAAGAAGCCGAAG AAGCAGGCATCCGGTAAACCTCAGCCCCAGCCCGAGGTTTTCAAGCAAGAGGAGCCGGTGAAAAGCGATAAATCAGATGAGGAGGACCAGGAAAACACGGAATTCCGCCTCCTTGCTGGAGGATCAGGCAGCCAACCCAAATGCAAGAAGCCCAAAGCAAGAAAAGCACCCTCTTCCGAGGAATTGGAGCTGCAAAAGGCCGCCGATGAGGCAAACGAGACCAGGAGGCAGTACGGCATCAGTGTGCTGGGCAAGAAGGTCCCACCACCGGTGCCCAGTTTCGAGGCTCTGACCAGAGACTTCAAGCTGCTGCCTCGCCTTCAGCAGAACCTACTGGCCCGAAACTTCGACCGACCCACCCCCATCCAGATGCAGGCTCTGCCCGTGCTTCTCCAGCGGCGGGCATTGATGGCCTGTGCACCCACCGGATCCGGCAAAACTCTAGCCTTCCTCACACCCATTATCGATGGCCTGCGGTCGCACAAGACCAGCGGCCTGAGAGCCTTGGTCCTGGCGCCCACCCGCGAATTGGCCCAGCAAATCTACCGCGAGTGTGCTGAACTCACGCGCGAAACGGGCCTGCGTACTCATTTCATCAGCAAGGTGAGCGAGGCAAAGCAGAAACACGGAGCCGAGTGCAAGCAGCGCTACGACATCCTGGTCTCCACACCGAACCGAGTGAGATTCCTCCTTCAGCAGGAGCCACCGCTGCTGGATTTGTCGCTTGTCGAATGGTTCGTTCTGGACGAGGCAGATCGCCTGATGGAAGAGGGACAAAACAACTTCAAGGAGCAGCTGGACGACATATACGCCGCCTGCTCACATCCGGCCAAGTGCGTGGCCTTCTTTAGTGCCACGTACACAGTGCCAGTGGCCAAATGGGCACTGCGTCACCTTAAAAACCTTGTGCGCATCACCATTGGAGTGCAAAACAGCGCCACAAAAACGGTGCAGCAGGAGCTCTTGTTCGTCGGATCCGAGAGCGGAAAATTGGTTGCCATGCGAGACCTTGTGCGCCAAGGCCTACAGCCACCGGTACTCGTTTTCGTGCAGAGCAAGGAGCGCGCAAAGCAGCTATTCGAGGAGCTGCTCTACGACGGCATCAACGTGGACGTTATCCACGCCGAACGGAGCCAGCATCAGCGTGACAACTGCGTGAGAGCCTTCCGCGAAGGCAGTATATGGGTGCTAATCTGTACGGAGCTCATGGGCCGAGGCATCGACTTCAAGGGCGTCAATCTAGTGATCAACTACGACTTCCCGCCCACCACCATCTCATACATCCATCGGATAGGAAGGACTGGTCGAGCTGGACGTCCAGGTCGGGCCATTACATTCTTTACACAGGAGGATACGGCCAACTTGAGAAG CATTGCACTGATCATTAAAAACTCTGGGGGATCTGTTCCGGAGTATATGCTGCAAATGAAAAAGGTTCGGAAATCGGAGGCTAAGATGCGAGCCAAAAAGCCTTTAGATCGCGAAGATATATCCACCAAGATACGCCCGGAACCGAAAAACGACGAAATCCACAAATCAGCAAAACTGAAAAAAGTCGAAAAGGCggaaaaagttataaaaaagCGTCAGGGCACAGAAAATGATTTAAAGTCGAAGCAGAAAAAATTAAGCAAAATTAAAGTAGACCTCAAGGCTGTGAGCAAAAGAAAAGGCAAAATGTCAAAAACAAACAAGATGTGA